The genomic interval AGCGGGTTGGCGTAGGTCAGCATCTTCTCGAACGTCAGGCGCGCCTCGCGCAGATAGCCGGCCCGGGTCAGCGCCTCGACCCACCAGAAGGTGCACAACGAAAACGCACCTTCGTCGCCGCGCAGACCGTCGGGCGCGGCGCAGTCGGGATCGTAGCGGTACACCAGCGAGTCACTCACCAGCAGCTTGCGCGTCGCGTCGATCGTGTTGAGCATCCTCGGGTCGGTGGGCGCGACGAACTTCACCAGCGGCATCAGCAGGTTGGCAGCATCGAGATACCTGGCTCCGTAGTGCTGCACGAACGCCCCGATCTCATGGTTGTACCCGTGGGCCATCGTCTCTTCGTAGATCGCCGTGCGGGCCGCCTCCCAGCGGTCGCGTGGGGCCGGCAAGCCGCGCTTGTTCGCCATCCGCAGCGCGCGGTCAAACGCCACCCAGCACATCATCCGCGAGAACACAAAGTGCTGCCGCCCGCCTCGGACCTCCCAGACGCCGTCGTCCGGAAGCTGCCAGTGGTCGCACAGCCAGTTGAGCATGCCCGTCAGGCTCTTCCACACGTCGTAGGAGATCGGCGCGCCGTACTTGTCGTACAGGTAGATCGAGTCCATCAACTCGCCGAAGATGTCGAGCTGGAGCTGATCGACAGCGGCATTGCCCACGCGCACCGGCCGCGAGCCTCGATACCCTTCGAGATGATCCAGGTGTATCTCGCCCAGGTCATTCGAGCCATCGATACGGTAGACCACGCGCAGCGGCTCGCCGGCCGCCACGTCGAGACACTTCGAGGTCAGGAAGTCGATGTACCGCGCCGCTTCCTCGACGAACCCGATCCGCATCAGGGCGTACACGATGAAACTGCTGTCGCGGACCCAGCTGTACCGGTAGTCCCAGTTGCGCGGCCCGCCGATGGCCTCGGGCAGGCCCATCGTCGGTGCGGCGATGATCGCGCCGGTCGGGGCGTAGGTCAGCAGTTTGAGGGCCAGCGCCGACCGTCCGACCTGCTCTCGCCAGCGCCCGCGATAGGTCGAGCCGCCGAGCCAGCGCTGCCAGAAATCGACCGTCGCCTGAACGGTGTGTCGCAAGGTCACCGTGGGCGGCAGTGAGGTCATGGGGTGGCGGTCGTCGACCCACTCCAGCACGAAGCCGGCCCACTCGCCTTCGTGGATGGTGAACTCCGCGCGGGCACTCAGATCGTCGAGCGTGAGCGGCACGCTCGAGAGCAGGCTGACGCGCTCCTGGGCTGGCGTATCAGCCGTGAAGACGCAGCCGTGCTGGATCTCGCGGACCGAGTGGCTGGCGCGGGCATAGTCGAACGCCGGCTGGCACAGCAGCTCAAGTGGCACCGTCCCACGGACGCCGTGAATCACCCGCACCAGATCGTGCGGGACACTGTGCTCGCCGGGCCGGTCATGCTCGATGGGCATGCAGTCGTACAACTCGGCGATGCCGTCCGGGGTCACGAATCGCGTGATCAGGACGTTGGTGTCCGGCACGTACAGTTGGCGGGTGGTCAGCTCGCCACTGGCGCAGATCCGAAAGCGCCCGCCGATACGGTCGTCAAGAATCGCGGCGAACAGCGACGGCGAATCGAAGCGCGGCAGGCACAGCCAGTCTATCGAGCCGTTCCGCCCCACCAGCGCCGCCGTGTGCAGATCGCCGATGACGCCATACTGGTCAATCGGGAGATAACTCATAGCCGATCCCACTCCCCCCGGTCTTCATACCAGTAACACGAATTGGGCCAGGGCTGAGCGCGGCCTGGCCGAACGTTCGATCAGTCACCATGCTATGCTGCCCCAGCCGTGCGCGGCGACGGCGCACCGATCTCCCCCAGAATCCCCGATGCGTGCACTGGAGGTCTTCCGATGCCCCGCCTCCGTTTCCTGACCGCCTTGCTGGTGCTTGCGCTGACGCTGGTGGCCTGCTCCACCCCGACGGCAACCGCGCCTACGGTGAAGCCAGCCGAACCGGCCAAGCCCGCGGCGCCAGCCTCGCCGGCGGCTGCCGCGCCAGCCTCGTCGCCGGCAGCGTCGGCTGCCACTGCCAGTCCGGCCGCGTCGGCAGGGGCCTCCCCGGCCGCTGCAGCGGCATCGCCGGCCGCCAGCCCGGCGGCGGTGAGCCCGCCCGCCAGCGGCAAGCGGCTGCGCGTCGGCCTCGTCACCGACGTCGGCAAGGTCGACGACAAGAGCTTCAATCAGTCGGCCTGGGAGGGCGTCCAGCGGGTGCAGCGCGAGCTGGGCGCTGAGGTCAAGTTCCTGGAGACGACCGACCCGAAGGACTATGCCAAGAACATCGACCAGTTCGCGCAGGACGGCTACGACGTGATTGTGACTGTCGGGTTCGCCATCGGGCAGGCGACCCAGGAAGCAGCGGCAAAGTACAAGAACGTCAAGTTCATCGGCGTGGATCAGTTCCAGCAGAACACCACGGACAACCTGGCGGGCCTGATCTTCGACGAGGACAAGGCTGGCTACCTGGCGGGCGCGCTCGCCGGGCTCCTGACCAGGACCAACGTGGTCGCCGGCGTGCTCGGCACCGACCTCGTGCCGCCGGTCGTCAAGTTCGGCAAGGGGTACGAGGCTGGCGCGAAGGCGGTGAAGCCGGAGATTCGCGTCATCATGGCCTACCATCCTGGCGGCCTCGCCCGGGGCTTCAGCGATCCCGACTGGGGCAAGAACACCACCGTTCAGATGATCCAGCAGCAGGCTGACGTGATCTTCGGCGCCGGCGGCAACACCGGCAACGGCGCGCTGCTCGGCGCGACGGAGCGCAACGTCCTGGCCATCGGCGTGGATACCGACCAGTGGGAGACGCTGCCCCAGGTGCGGCCGGTCCTGGTCTCCAGCGCGATGAAGCTGATCACGCCGGGCGTCTTCGACCTCGTCAAGAGCGTGCAGGATGGCACGTTCAAGAGCGGCAACCAGACCGGGCAGGTCGGCCTCGCGCCGTTCCATGACAACGCCTCGAAGGTGCCTGATGCGGCGCAGGCTCGCCTGAAGGAGATCGACGCCGGCCTCAAGAGCGGCGCTGTCCGCACCGGCGTGACCCTCCCCTAGCGATTCGTTCGCCGTGAACGTCCGGATACTCGCGCAGACTCTGCTGGTGCAGGCCCTTGCCGTCCTGACCGGCCTCGCCGCCGGCGCGCTGTTGATCTGGGCGACCGGCGGCGACCCGATCCTGGCCTACGGTGGCCTCTGGGAAGGGTCGTTCGGCCGCGTCGCCTCTATCTCCGAGACGCTGGTCTGGGCCACTCCGTACATCCTGGCCGGCCTGGCAGTCGGGCTGGCCTTCCGGGGCGGCCTGTTCAACATCGGTGCGGAAGGGCAGTTGAGCGTCGGGGCGCTGGTCAGCGCCTGGGTCGGCTTCGGCGTGAGCGGCGTGCCCTGGCCGCTGCACCTGCTCGTGGCGCTGGCGGCCGGCGCGCTGGCGGGGGCCGCCTGGGCCGGTTTTGCCGGGCTGCTCAAGGCCAGGACCGGCGCACATGAGGTCATCACGACCATCATGCTCAACTACGTGGCGCTGCTCGGGACCGGCTACCTGCTGTCGGGCCTGCTCAAAGACCCCAGCCCGTTCGTGGTGGTGGCCCAGACGCCGAAGGTGCTGGAGTCCGCCCGCATCCCGCCCCTCGTCGCCGACCTTCGGGTACACTGGGGGTTGATCATCGCGCTGGCGCTCAGCGTCGGCTGCTGGTGGCTGCTGTTCCGCGGCACGGTCGGGTTTGCCATTCGGACGGTCGGCCTCAACTCCAGTGCCGCC from Chloroflexota bacterium carries:
- a CDS encoding glycoside hydrolase family 15 protein, which gives rise to MSYLPIDQYGVIGDLHTAALVGRNGSIDWLCLPRFDSPSLFAAILDDRIGGRFRICASGELTTRQLYVPDTNVLITRFVTPDGIAELYDCMPIEHDRPGEHSVPHDLVRVIHGVRGTVPLELLCQPAFDYARASHSVREIQHGCVFTADTPAQERVSLLSSVPLTLDDLSARAEFTIHEGEWAGFVLEWVDDRHPMTSLPPTVTLRHTVQATVDFWQRWLGGSTYRGRWREQVGRSALALKLLTYAPTGAIIAAPTMGLPEAIGGPRNWDYRYSWVRDSSFIVYALMRIGFVEEAARYIDFLTSKCLDVAAGEPLRVVYRIDGSNDLGEIHLDHLEGYRGSRPVRVGNAAVDQLQLDIFGELMDSIYLYDKYGAPISYDVWKSLTGMLNWLCDHWQLPDDGVWEVRGGRQHFVFSRMMCWVAFDRALRMANKRGLPAPRDRWEAARTAIYEETMAHGYNHEIGAFVQHYGARYLDAANLLMPLVKFVAPTDPRMLNTIDATRKLLVSDSLVYRYDPDCAAPDGLRGDEGAFSLCTFWWVEALTRAGYLREARLTFEKMLTYANPLGLYAEELGHSAEALGNFPQGFTHLALISAAFNLDRALDDPRLASSRLEAPLLGPA
- a CDS encoding BMP family ABC transporter substrate-binding protein, coding for MPRLRFLTALLVLALTLVACSTPTATAPTVKPAEPAKPAAPASPAAAAPASSPAASAATASPAASAGASPAAAAASPAASPAAVSPPASGKRLRVGLVTDVGKVDDKSFNQSAWEGVQRVQRELGAEVKFLETTDPKDYAKNIDQFAQDGYDVIVTVGFAIGQATQEAAAKYKNVKFIGVDQFQQNTTDNLAGLIFDEDKAGYLAGALAGLLTRTNVVAGVLGTDLVPPVVKFGKGYEAGAKAVKPEIRVIMAYHPGGLARGFSDPDWGKNTTVQMIQQQADVIFGAGGNTGNGALLGATERNVLAIGVDTDQWETLPQVRPVLVSSAMKLITPGVFDLVKSVQDGTFKSGNQTGQVGLAPFHDNASKVPDAAQARLKEIDAGLKSGAVRTGVTLP
- a CDS encoding ABC transporter permease encodes the protein MWATGGDPILAYGGLWEGSFGRVASISETLVWATPYILAGLAVGLAFRGGLFNIGAEGQLSVGALVSAWVGFGVSGVPWPLHLLVALAAGALAGAAWAGFAGLLKARTGAHEVITTIMLNYVALLGTGYLLSGLLKDPSPFVVVAQTPKVLESARIPPLVADLRVHWGLIIALALSVGCWWLLFRGTVGFAIRTVGLNSSAARYAGISVGGTVTLTMALSGLLAGLAGAIEVLGVNYYHTPGFSAGYGFDSIAVALLGKSHPLGVIPAAILFGALRAGATRMQFVSQIPIDIISVVQGIILLLVAAEELVRRLYRIGGRPTSTTEGIVAKGWGRAQ